A single genomic interval of Helianthus annuus cultivar XRQ/B chromosome 13, HanXRQr2.0-SUNRISE, whole genome shotgun sequence harbors:
- the LOC110901246 gene encoding uncharacterized protein LOC110901246 — translation MNTEWEEEEDDPTYKGESTVFSRLPPEHEAYKPTKRAGYNLKAEHDYTLSYRPEDMAENSKFIREIACAAIDKTKLPHNVGKYNGLTDLDDHLQVFKGAGATGGWNLPTWCHLFAQTFVGAARIWFDNLPAGKIKSWVDFREKFLAHFSQQRRQARDPGDCLNIWRKDYESVEDFITRYNKECLEIGDIPEKMMRAHFMRAVKCDDLVKRIKGRDGGPKDWETFIEAAKTIAQTDRQLTGDDHRQRAHNHNDRNNRRGRNQPWRASGNRERSPPRDDARHTINQIAHRKEVERENREKQWTPLTKTPSEVLATENHHLKQEIERALRDGKLTHLVKGGKREYRQIQRRDEGPDNKKLRKLETHMVQGGPRRPRKHYNKRAQDDSWREKQVVFPVVRGGPREKRPIVILGVIGHYQTDYIFIDPGSTADIIYEQCFNQFDQEDKARLEPVDYPLTGFCNEAVFPLGQISFPVLLSDGRNSRTEEVTFMVLPAHSRHDILLGRESQGDFNMICSAPHSAVGFPTETGVALIYASKEVLATDEIRPVKSSKQAPRLEAEKWVLNSAYPEQTVTLGPAMSDLTRAALKKLLHENMDVFAWTPADMVGVPRHIAEHRLNVSEDAKPVVHAKRHLGDIKHDAMKEQVLELLNAGIIREVRYQTWVASPVMVKKPNGSWRMCVDYKDLNKACPRDCYALPDIDEKIDSLATFRWKCFLDCNKGYHQVQMVVQDEDKTAFRTPTGLYCYTKMPFGLKNAGATYQRLMNETFSDAIGKYIEVYMDDLVIMSKEESAMLANIQKTFNTLRSVSIKLNPAKCSFGMEEGKFLGFIVTKDGFKVNPEKVQAIERMPSPANVKDMQKLAGRLAALNRFLANHAAKSFPFIKTLRNCMKKNQFQWTPEAENAFREMKDCLIKLPTLTAPNKGEPLVLYLSASDKAVGAVLLVDRQGIQTPVYYVSRTLTDPETRYAIMEKLVLALIHASRRLRRYFANHVIHVLTNYNIGNILARPEVSGRLAKWAIELGGHNVVFRPRPSIKGQVLADFMTEVPDDKDRECKAMEKAEKKQTEEPWLLYTDGASNEDGAGAGLRLVNPDQHEFTYAIRLDFKSTNNEAEYEAFLAGLRLAIKMGVRHIEAHVDSMLVAGQINGQYEAKGDIMALYLNQAKTLLQTFYSYKVHHINRSENKPADALSKLASTSFQHLAKDVRIEVLSNPSVPLREVSVIQTGTTSWMTPIIMYLQSGILPENKAEARKIQYKSEHYQMADGILYRKSYLGPLLRCVDADDANYLIRKVHEGICGIHTGPRMVVAKVMNAGYYWPGMHLDTVKELRKCSGCQRHAPKTMRPKNELVPVTTAWPFQQWGIDMVGPFPEAPGAVKFIIVAVDYFTKWVEAKALASTTSAVVKRFIWEQIICRFGLPLRIITDNGTNFAADDLERWFKELNIEHTFSSAAHPQGNGQVEAVNKSIVDGIKARLGEKRRRIADTFT, via the exons ATGAATACGGAATGGGAAGAGGAGGAAGACGACCCAACTTACAAGGGGGAATCCACAGTGTTTAGCAGACTTCCTCCGGAACACGAAGCATACAAACCGACCAAGCGCGCGGGGTATAACCTCAAAGCAGAGCATGATTACACCTTGAGCTATCGTCCTGAggacatggctgaaaattcaaaattcattcgAGAAATCGCGTGCGCGGCCATCGACAAAACGAAATTACCACACAACGTGGGTAAATACAACGGGTTGACGGACCTAGACGATCACCTCCAGGTATTTAAAGGTGCAGGAGCAACAGGCGGATGGAACTTACCAACATGGTGCCACCTGTTTGCTCAGACATTCGTTGGCGCGGCGCGCATTTGGTTCGACAACTTACCGGCTGGCAaaatcaaatcatgggtcgaTTTCCGAGAGAAGTTCCTAGCACACTTCTCTCAGCAGCGAAGACAAGCCAGAGATCCGGGTGATTGTCTGAACATATGGAGAAAAGACTATGAAAGCGTAGAAGATTTCATTACAAGGTACAACAAAGAATGTTTAGAGATCGGAGACATACCAGAAAAAATGATGCGCGCACACTTCATGCGAGCAGTCAAGTGCGACGACCTGGTTAAAAGAATCAAAGGGCGAGATGGAGGACCCAAAGACTGGGAAACCTTCATCGAAGCAGCCAAGACTATCGCACAGACAGACAGGCAACTGACCGGTGACGATCACCGTCAGCGCGCACACAACCATAACGATCGAAACAACAGAAGGGGCAGAAATCAACCCTGGAGGGCTTCTGGGAACAGAGAAAGAAGCCCCCCACGGGATGATGCACGCCATACGATCAACCAGATAGCCCATCGAAAAGAAGTGGAGCGCGAAAATAGAGAAAAGCAGTGGACTCCACTAACCAAAACACCTTCTGAAGTTTTAGCCACAGAGAACCATCA CCTAAAGCAAGAAATCGAAAGAGCTCTAAGAGACGGAAAGCTCACCCACTTAGTCAAAGGTGGAAAGCGCGAGTACCGCCAGATACAAAGAAGAGACGAAGGGCCAGACAATAAGAAGCTCAGAAAGTTAGAAACTCACATGGTGCAGGGAGGTCCACGGCGACCAAGAAAACATTACAACAAGCGCGCGCAAGATGATTCATGGCGCGAGAAACAAGTGGTTTTCCCAGTTGTCAGAGGGGGTCCAAGAGAAAAGCGGCCAATAGTCATTCTAGGGGTGATTGGTCACTATCAGACAGATTACATCTTTATTGATCCCGGGAGCACCGCGGACATCATATATGAAcagtgcttcaatcaatttgaccaagaGGACAAGGCGCGCCTAGAGCCAGTCGATTACCCAttaactggtttctgcaacgaggCCGTTTTTCCCCTAGGACAAATATCATTCCCAGTATTACTTTCCGATGGGAGAAATTCAAGAACCGAAGAAGTCACATTCATGGTACTGCCGGCACACTCAAGGCATGACATCCTCCTAGGAAGAGAATCACAAGGAGATTTCAACATGATCTGCTCCGCACCACATTCTGCCGTAGGTTTCCCGACCGAAACAGGCGTTGCATTGATATATGCAAGCAAAGAAGTGCTGGCAACAGACGAAATCAGGCCAGTAAAATCAAGCAAACAAGCGCCGCGCTTAGAAGCAGAGAAATGGGTATTGAATAGCGCGTACCCAGAACAAACAGTCACTCTAGGGCCCGCCATGTCCGACCTGACGCGCGCGGCGCTCAAGAAATTACTGCATGAAaacatggacgtgttcgcctggacaccggcTGATATGGTGGGTGTTCCACGGCATATAGCAGAGCACCGTCTAAACGTCTCCGAAGATGCAAAGCCAGTGGTGCACGCCAAACGACATCTAGGCGACATCAAACACGATGCAATGAAAGAACAAGTGCTAGAGTTGCTAAACGCAGGAATCATCAGGGAAGTCCGGTACCAAACATGGGTAGCAAGCCCAGTAATGGTAAAGAAACCGAATGGTAGTTGGAGAATGTGTGTTGACTACAAGGatctgaacaaagcatgtcccCGTGACTGCTACGCTTTACCAGACATAGACGAGAAAATAGATTCTTTGGCAACGTTTCGGTGGAAATGTTTTCTGGATTGCAACAAAGGGTACCACCAGGTCCAGATGGTTGTTCAAGACGAAgataaaaccgcattccgcacaCCAACGGGGTTGTACTGCTACACCAAGATGCCGTTCGGCTTAaagaatgcaggtgcaacgtaccaaagGTTGATGAACGAAACATTCAGTGACGCCATCGGTAAGTACATAGAAGTGTACATGGATGATCTGGTAATCATGAGCAAGGAGGAGAGCGCGATGCTAGCAAATATCCAGAAGACCTTCAACACGCTGCGAAGCGTAAGCATCAAACTGAATCCAGCAAAGTGCTCATTCggaatggaagaagggaagtttttGGGCTTCATAGTCACTAAGGATGGTTTTAAGGTGAACCCAGAAAAGGTCCAGGCCATAGAAAGGATGCCTTCACCAGCAAACGTCAAAGACATGCAAAAGCTCGCAGGACGATTGGCAGCACTCAATCGGTTCCTAGCTAACCACGCTGCAAAATCCTTCCCATTCATCAAGACCTTGCGCAACTGCATGAAGAAAAACCAATTCCAATGGACTCCGGAGGCAGAAAAtgcgttccgcgagatgaaagactgTCTCATCAAGCTGCCAACTCTCACCGCACCAAACAAAGGAGAACCTTTAGTCCTGTACCTCTCAGCTTCCGATAAGGCAGTCGGAGCCGTACTGCTTGTTGATCGTCAGGGTATCCAAACGCCTGTGTATTATGTGTCTAGAACCTTGACCGACCCAGAAACCAGATACGCAATCATGGAAAAGCTTGTCCTTGCATTGATTCACGCGTCAAGAAGGCTGCGCAGATATTTCGCCAATCACGTCATCCACGTGCTAACAAACTACAATATTGGGAATATCCTAGCAAGGCCAGAAGTATCAGGAAGGTTGGCTAAATGGGCAATAGAGCTAGGGGGACACAATGTGGTTTTCAGACCACGTCCATCGATCAAGGGCCAAGTCTTGGCAGATTTTATGACAGAAGTGCCAGACGACAAAGACAGAGAATGCAAGGCGATGGAGAAAGCTGAGAAAAAACAAACAGAAGAGCCATGGCTACTGTACACAGATGGTGCATCCAACGAAGATGGGGCAGGCGCAGGGCTAAGGCTAGTAAACCCTGACCAACATGAGTTCACATACGCCATACGCCTAGACTTCAAGAGCACAAACAATGAAGCAGAGTACGAAGCCTTTCTGGCCGGCTTGCGTTTGGCGATCAAAATGGGGGTGCGACACATCGAAGCACATGTGGACTCCATGTTAGTAGCAGGCCAAATCAACGGCCAGTACGAAGCCAAGGGCGACATAATGGCACTCTATCTCAACCAGGCAAAAACGTTGTTACAAACTTTCTATTCCTACAAGGTGCATCACATAAATCGCAGCGAAAACAAGCCGGCAGATGCTTTAAGCAAGCTTGCGTCGACAAGTTTCCAGCACTTAGCAAAGGATGTGCGCATAGAAGTTTTGAGCAACCCATCTGTTCCACTCAGAGAAGTCAGCGTCATCCAAACAGGAACCACGTCCTGGATGACACCCATAATCATGTACTTACAGTCCGGGATACTTCCAGAAAATAAAGCTGAGGCGCGGAAAATCCAATACAAATCAGAACATTATCAGATGGCAGACGGGATACTGTATCGAAAGTCATATCTCGGCCCGCTGCTAAGATGTGTTGATGCCGACGACGCAAATTATCTGATCCGGAAAGTACATGAAGGCATTTGTGGTATCCATACCGGGCCGCGAATGGTAGTGGCAAAAGTAATGAATgccggatactactggcccgggatgcacCTCGATACCGTGAAAGAGTTGAGAAAATGCAGTGGCTGCCAAAGGCACGCACCAAAAACCATGCGCCCCAAAAACGAGCTGGTACCAGTAACAACCGCATGGCCTTTtcagcaatggggcatagacatggtggGCCCCTTTCCAGAAGCTCCGGGGGCAGTTAAGTTCATCATAGTCgcggtcgattacttcaccaagtgggtagaagCAAAGGCACTCGCATCAACCACGTCGGCAGTCGTTAAACGCTTCatatgggaacaaatcatatgccggTTCGGCCTACCACTCAGAATCATCACCGACAATGGAACAAACTTTGCAGCAGATGatctcgaacgatggttcaaggAACTAAACATCGAACATACCTTCTCGTCGGctgcacacccgcaagggaatggtcaagtTGAAGCAGTCAACAAGAGCATCGTCGATGGCATAAAGGCAAGGCTCGGTGAAAAAAGAC GGCGAATCGCCGACACATTTacctaa